A genomic window from Equus asinus isolate D_3611 breed Donkey chromosome 25, EquAss-T2T_v2, whole genome shotgun sequence includes:
- the LOC106846219 gene encoding late cornified envelope protein 2A-like — translation MSFQQNQQQCQPPPKCPPKCSPKCPPKCPPQCPAPCPPPVSSCCGPSSGGCCSSGGGGCCLSHHRPRLFHRQRRHQSSDCCEYEPSGGSGCCGGSGGCC, via the coding sequence ATGTCCTTCCAGCAAAACCAGCAGCAGTGCCAGCCCCCTCCCAAGTGCCCCCCAAAATGCTCACCCAAGTGTCCTCCAAAGTGCCCGCCCCAGTGCCCAGCCCCGTGTCCCCCTCCAGTCTCCTCCTGCTGTGGCCCCAGCTCTGGGGGCTGCTGCAGCTCTGGGGGTGGCGGCTGCTGCCTGAGCCACCACAGGCCCCGTCTCTTCCACCGGCAGCGCAGGCACCAGAGCTCCGACTGCTGTGAGTATGAGCCCTCAGGGGGCTCCGGCTGCTGCGGTGGCTCTGGGGGCTGCTGCTGA
- the LOC123280643 gene encoding late cornified envelope protein 2D-like, which yields MSCQQNQQQCQPPPKCLPKCHAPKCSPKCPPKCPPQCPALCPPPVSSCCGPSSGGCWSSGGGGCCLSHHRPRLFHRRRHQSPDCCEGEPSGGSGCCGSSGGCC from the coding sequence ATGTCCTGCCAGCAGAACCAGCAGCAGTGCCAGCCTCCTCCCAAGTGCCTCCCAAAGTGCCACGCCCCTAAATGTTCTCCCAAGTGTCCCCCCAAGTGCCCCCCTCAGTGTCCAGCCCTGTGTCCCCCTCCAGTCTCCTCCTGCTGTGGCCCCAGCTCTGGGGGCTGCTGGAgctctgggggagggggctgctgccTGAGCCACCACAGGCCCCGTCTCTTCCACCGGCGGCGGCACCAGAGCCCTGACTGCTGTGAGGGTGAGCCCTCGGGGGGTTCTGGCTGCTGCGGCAGCTCTGGGGGCTGCTGCTGA